A part of Kitasatospora acidiphila genomic DNA contains:
- a CDS encoding outer membrane protein assembly factor BamB family protein — protein MVLAAAGAGTAVTLSAGRGTAGTGDAKSGSQAVPGPVATTRPTWSDVREGVLSWKVSPSQAQGDGPRQVLAAGGLVLVVSFQHVRALDSQGNTKWTVRAADHGVGFTSTDGPQQLAAVDNGVVYVGATAWPPVAIPMPTPAPGMQNGGLVLLAIDLADGTVRWSAVCDQQGLMGAYRMIGVIGNRAQLVGLGDGQVHPGPVAVGSSTNVWAVDLSSRQGAWFHGDPETLVYEALQQGGDHSVVASGGHCLALDANGKVVWTKNQAASVVAAIGKYFLLADQNGAPVAVDPLTGNQVWSAPGPLRQSIYNDAIAVSPDGSTFYGLWKDKDNGQSLAAVDSATGHDRWRTPLPADAPDTKNSSGARLLQADGNLYWMADDAVVWAFDPAAGKPRWRFSGFKGTNPAALGWSAGDSRLCIVDPNGMAVAVLPSNGV, from the coding sequence GTGGTGCTGGCCGCGGCCGGGGCCGGGACCGCCGTCACCCTGTCGGCCGGTCGCGGCACGGCGGGCACGGGTGATGCCAAGAGCGGGTCCCAGGCGGTCCCGGGTCCTGTGGCCACCACGCGCCCGACCTGGTCGGACGTCCGCGAAGGGGTGCTGTCCTGGAAGGTGAGCCCGAGTCAGGCACAGGGCGACGGGCCGCGCCAAGTGCTTGCGGCCGGCGGTCTGGTGCTGGTCGTCTCGTTCCAGCATGTCCGGGCACTGGATTCCCAGGGAAACACCAAGTGGACGGTGCGGGCCGCCGACCACGGCGTGGGGTTCACGAGTACCGACGGGCCGCAGCAACTCGCAGCGGTCGACAACGGCGTGGTGTACGTCGGCGCCACCGCCTGGCCGCCGGTAGCCATCCCCATGCCGACCCCGGCGCCCGGCATGCAGAATGGCGGGCTCGTCCTGCTCGCCATCGACCTGGCCGACGGCACCGTGCGCTGGAGCGCCGTCTGCGACCAGCAGGGCCTCATGGGCGCGTACCGCATGATCGGCGTCATCGGGAACCGGGCCCAGCTGGTCGGCCTCGGCGACGGTCAGGTGCACCCCGGGCCGGTGGCGGTCGGTAGCAGCACCAATGTCTGGGCGGTGGATCTTTCCTCCCGGCAGGGCGCCTGGTTCCACGGCGACCCCGAGACGCTGGTCTACGAAGCGCTGCAGCAGGGCGGCGACCACTCGGTGGTTGCCAGCGGCGGCCACTGTCTGGCCCTGGATGCGAACGGCAAGGTCGTCTGGACGAAGAACCAGGCCGCGAGCGTGGTCGCCGCCATCGGCAAATACTTCCTGCTCGCCGACCAGAACGGCGCGCCCGTCGCGGTCGACCCGCTGACCGGCAACCAGGTCTGGTCGGCACCCGGCCCGCTGCGCCAGTCCATCTACAACGACGCGATCGCAGTGAGCCCTGACGGCAGCACCTTCTACGGACTCTGGAAGGACAAGGACAACGGGCAGTCGCTCGCCGCCGTCGACAGCGCGACCGGCCACGACCGCTGGCGCACGCCCCTGCCCGCGGACGCACCGGACACCAAGAACAGCTCCGGTGCCCGCCTCCTCCAGGCCGACGGGAACCTCTACTGGATGGCCGACGACGCGGTGGTGTGGGCCTTCGACCCCGCTGCCGGCAAGCCCCGCTGGCGGTTCTCCGGCTTCAAGGGCACCAATCCGGCCGCTCTCGGGTGGTCGGCCGGCGACAGCCGGCTCTGCATCGTCGACCCCAACGGCATGGCGGTCGCCGTGCTGCCGTCGAACGGAGTGTGA